The Verrucomicrobiia bacterium genome contains a region encoding:
- a CDS encoding SDR family oxidoreductase: MKRILITGAANGIGKVTAQKARDAGYKVIGLDKIQVDESLPDYAGIEWVQADLKVPEQVEKVVRNLQASQLFALINNAAEILGSPWEEFNFDEWHQAIEANLTAPLRLSHGLRRNFVKGGSIINVSSQGGRHAAYASIPYTLTKAAQVNLTQSLAANFGPQGVRVNTVLPGWVNTESAKPYIPPVAAKITPLGRNAEPDEIADAILWLLSDQARFVNGTQLVVDGGYDAVDYSMYQLDKMMQES; the protein is encoded by the coding sequence ATGAAGCGAATTCTTATAACTGGCGCAGCAAACGGTATTGGCAAGGTGACCGCCCAGAAGGCACGTGATGCAGGCTATAAAGTTATTGGTCTCGACAAAATACAAGTGGACGAATCCCTGCCGGACTATGCGGGCATTGAATGGGTTCAGGCCGATCTAAAAGTACCTGAACAGGTTGAAAAAGTCGTACGCAATCTGCAAGCTTCGCAGCTGTTTGCACTTATCAATAACGCCGCCGAAATTCTTGGCTCGCCTTGGGAGGAGTTTAACTTTGACGAATGGCATCAAGCGATCGAAGCTAACCTGACTGCCCCGCTCCGGTTAAGCCATGGTCTGCGTAGAAACTTTGTCAAAGGCGGTTCGATTATCAACGTCTCAAGCCAAGGCGGGCGCCATGCGGCATATGCCAGTATTCCCTATACCCTTACGAAAGCAGCGCAGGTAAACTTGACACAATCGCTTGCAGCCAACTTCGGCCCGCAGGGCGTGCGCGTGAATACCGTGCTACCAGGCTGGGTTAACACCGAGAGCGCCAAACCGTATATCCCACCGGTTGCCGCTAAAATAACACCACTTGGTAGAAATGCCGAGCCCGACGAAATCGCCGACGCAATCTTGTGGCTGCTGTCCGACCAGGCACGGTTTGTGAACGGTACACAGCTGGTTGTAGACGGCGGCTATGATGCCGTTGATTACTCTATGTACCAACTTGATAAGATGATGCAGGAAAGTTAA
- a CDS encoding MarR family winged helix-turn-helix transcriptional regulator, whose product MDDPNTTSKKFEDALANLQYILIARRVQASDEPMRLTWRHFDLMAFVKAEGSAVPSVISEKLGMSRSSTSKYLKSLEEKGLLEKTASGTDRRSHSVILTAQANDILENIYAGQRENARLAMTALSPKDAKLFAVLAAKITAALDDDSLRTV is encoded by the coding sequence ATGGATGACCCAAATACTACAAGCAAGAAATTTGAAGACGCCCTTGCTAACCTGCAATACATTCTAATCGCCCGCCGTGTACAGGCCAGTGATGAGCCTATGCGACTTACCTGGAGGCACTTCGATCTTATGGCTTTTGTTAAGGCTGAGGGTTCTGCCGTGCCATCGGTCATTAGTGAGAAGCTAGGGATGTCACGTTCAAGTACTTCAAAATACTTAAAGAGCTTAGAAGAGAAAGGTCTGTTAGAAAAAACCGCATCAGGCACCGATCGCCGCTCACATTCCGTAATACTAACCGCACAGGCCAATGATATCCTTGAGAATATTTATGCTGGGCAACGTGAGAACGCCCGCCTAGCTATGACTGCGCTTTCACCCAAAGACGCCAAGCTGTTCGCTGTGCTTGCCGCAAAAATTACCGCCGCCCTAGATGATGACAGCCTCCGCACGGTATGA
- a CDS encoding CHAP domain-containing protein encodes MKASRKASASLFALTLATGAGCTAQQPSESQQPTSTLPTSTSSASSEPATNGYSYGYGTYYVASRLNVPPNWGNAKTWYASAQASGYSTGDVPKKGAIAWTDRGPLGQVAIVEDVSADGTQVSISEMNGKDGWNRVTRRAALANSFKYIYPR; translated from the coding sequence ATGAAAGCCTCACGCAAAGCTAGCGCCTCGCTGTTCGCACTTACCCTAGCTACAGGAGCAGGCTGCACGGCACAACAACCATCCGAGTCGCAGCAACCGACAAGCACGTTGCCCACCTCAACAAGCTCTGCGAGCAGCGAGCCGGCCACCAACGGTTATAGCTACGGTTACGGTACGTATTATGTGGCAAGCCGCCTTAACGTACCGCCGAACTGGGGTAATGCCAAAACCTGGTACGCCAGCGCTCAGGCAAGCGGCTACAGTACCGGTGATGTGCCCAAAAAGGGCGCCATTGCCTGGACCGATCGCGGCCCGCTTGGCCAAGTGGCTATTGTCGAAGATGTCAGTGCCGATGGCACACAGGTGTCTATCAGTGAGATGAATGGAAAGGATGGCTGGAATCGAGTGACGCGTCGGGCTGCACTCGCTAATTCATTCAAGTACATCTACCCGCGATAG
- a CDS encoding MFS transporter: MKSNKDAVPKNKRKFLQLALLAFAQFIIAVDYNIMYVALPDIGQALHFTAASLQWIVSAYAIGFGGFLLLGGRAADKLGHRRIFLLGLGLFGVASLVGGFATDGGLLIAARFVQGIGAALLTPATLSLISTTFTEGGERNKALAIWGAAGSGGLAAGAVLGGVLTSWLGWQWVLFVMVPMALAAAIGAIRWLASDVITERSRQGFDALGAILATGGSMSLVFALIQGPEVGWLAFQTLAALLLSALLMTLLVYLERTAKHPLIPLDLFRNKSVLTSIAVILVFQATLGGAYYLLTIFLQTILGYDALQAGVAFLPITLVSMVSSLKITPYLLQKYGMKLTLFMGMLVTGLGLLLLTWGMQLNGTLWLLLPGLIVWGLGSGTTFPTMFIAAASGVKPSEQGVASALASTSQQIGGAIGLALLIAIATAHVPSFDTTTQSTILAGIHLAGVIAGLLTALGALLAWIIKSK, encoded by the coding sequence ATGAAATCAAATAAAGACGCTGTGCCCAAAAATAAGCGCAAGTTTTTACAGCTGGCCTTGTTGGCGTTCGCACAGTTTATTATCGCTGTTGATTACAATATTATGTACGTAGCACTGCCAGATATTGGGCAGGCACTTCACTTTACCGCGGCCTCCTTGCAATGGATAGTGAGCGCCTACGCCATCGGGTTTGGTGGCTTTTTGCTGCTTGGTGGGCGTGCTGCTGATAAACTAGGTCATCGACGAATCTTTTTGCTCGGCCTAGGACTGTTCGGCGTTGCCTCACTTGTGGGAGGGTTTGCAACTGATGGGGGTCTCCTTATCGCAGCAAGATTTGTGCAGGGTATTGGTGCAGCGCTCCTTACTCCGGCAACCCTATCGCTTATTAGCACGACGTTCACAGAAGGCGGAGAGCGTAATAAGGCCTTGGCAATTTGGGGCGCCGCTGGGAGTGGAGGGCTAGCGGCTGGAGCAGTACTTGGTGGAGTATTAACAAGTTGGCTTGGATGGCAGTGGGTATTGTTTGTAATGGTGCCGATGGCGCTGGCGGCTGCTATAGGTGCGATTCGTTGGCTAGCCTCAGATGTTATTACTGAGCGAAGTAGGCAAGGCTTTGATGCGTTAGGCGCTATCCTCGCAACAGGGGGGTCAATGAGTCTTGTCTTCGCACTTATCCAGGGACCAGAAGTAGGTTGGCTGGCATTCCAGACACTCGCTGCGTTATTGCTGAGCGCACTGCTTATGACCCTGCTTGTCTATCTTGAGAGAACAGCTAAACACCCTCTTATTCCTCTCGATTTATTCCGTAACAAAAGCGTCCTAACTTCGATTGCAGTTATCTTGGTATTCCAGGCAACGCTTGGTGGCGCGTATTATCTATTGACAATCTTTCTGCAAACCATCTTAGGATATGATGCACTTCAAGCCGGCGTTGCGTTTTTACCAATCACCCTTGTTTCTATGGTGTCTTCACTTAAAATTACACCCTACCTTTTACAGAAATATGGTATGAAGCTTACTTTGTTTATGGGCATGCTAGTGACGGGACTTGGCTTGCTGCTTCTAACTTGGGGTATGCAGCTCAATGGTACACTTTGGCTGTTGCTGCCAGGTTTAATAGTGTGGGGACTGGGCAGTGGAACGACTTTTCCAACAATGTTTATTGCGGCCGCGTCGGGAGTCAAACCTAGCGAGCAAGGTGTAGCCTCGGCGTTAGCTTCCACCTCGCAGCAAATCGGAGGAGCTATTGGCCTTGCACTGCTTATTGCCATAGCTACTGCCCATGTTCCCTCTTTTGACACAACTACTCAGTCAACGATTCTCGCGGGGATTCACCTTGCCGGTGTTATCGCAGGGTTACTCACCGCGCTCGGCGCACTTCTAGCCTGGATTATAAAGTCCAAATAG
- a CDS encoding helix-turn-helix domain-containing protein, with protein MHFAVYIPSNFYAALAATIAEVLQAANDVTGTSFTYEYISHETNAISKSGIQFATRTTPSRKIDVLIVLAGIESERERTLHLLEQEAVRVKRLVSQALNDNAYIAASCGAAYLLASNGLLDGKAATISWWLKEEVTRRFPQVHWNTSQMVIKSGRIYTGAAAFSGLELISRLLIDMGFSSQEQLIRKLLVLPPVREFQSPYVVDQDSSRNTFESKIKGIAMQDLAACNISVLARMLGVSERTFARKCLQELNITPGKWLQVIRLEAAKQLLSSSNFTIQQICDRIGYQDTASFSRLFTRTNNLAPGEFRKQLMSKT; from the coding sequence ATGCACTTCGCTGTTTATATACCATCAAATTTTTATGCCGCACTTGCCGCCACTATTGCTGAAGTTTTACAGGCTGCAAACGACGTAACCGGCACTAGTTTCACCTACGAGTACATTAGCCACGAAACTAACGCGATATCTAAATCTGGTATCCAGTTTGCCACACGTACTACGCCATCACGAAAGATCGATGTTCTGATAGTTTTGGCAGGTATCGAGTCAGAGAGAGAACGAACGCTTCATCTCCTCGAGCAAGAGGCAGTTCGAGTTAAAAGACTGGTATCACAAGCGCTTAATGACAACGCCTATATTGCGGCATCATGCGGAGCCGCTTATTTGCTTGCCAGCAATGGTCTGCTTGACGGGAAAGCCGCCACAATTTCATGGTGGCTTAAAGAAGAGGTGACGCGACGCTTTCCGCAGGTTCACTGGAACACTTCACAGATGGTCATAAAGAGTGGTCGTATTTACACAGGTGCTGCAGCATTTTCCGGACTAGAGCTCATCAGCCGTCTGCTTATTGATATGGGATTTTCATCTCAAGAGCAGCTCATACGAAAGCTACTTGTTCTACCCCCAGTCAGAGAATTTCAAAGTCCCTATGTCGTAGATCAAGATAGTTCGCGCAATACCTTTGAGAGTAAAATCAAAGGTATTGCGATGCAGGATCTCGCGGCATGCAACATTAGTGTACTTGCCCGCATGTTAGGTGTATCTGAGCGAACATTCGCCCGAAAATGTCTTCAGGAACTTAACATAACACCTGGCAAATGGCTGCAAGTCATTCGGCTCGAGGCTGCTAAACAACTACTATCTTCGAGTAATTTTACAATTCAGCAGATTTGCGATCGCATTGGCTACCAGGATACCGCGTCATTTTCTCGCCTTTTCACTCGTACCAATAATTTAGCGCCGGGAGAATTTCGCAAACAGCTGATGTCAAAAACGTAA
- a CDS encoding serine hydrolase domain-containing protein, with protein MKTLLLKIVSILTVAAFLFTPVAKAQDTSILTDYVHNQFSTSGVRTGAVVITRDDNITELITVGDGVSGSTAFGLGSISKSFTALAIMQLYDKGLISLEAPVQTYVPEFRLADTTATSKITVRQLLNQTSGLPTQAGYLGLYNRSISLAGSLKTLNEVELVSEPGKEFNYSNSNYTILGLIIERVAGVSYGDYMQEHIFAPLAMSHTFTDTRIAKNNGMAKGYTNWFGLKIPFEDTLAPAVIPEGGIISSAEDMSHYMIALLNDGVFRGTRILSSSSIAHLLAPTVNTPNISMLNVNAYAMGWGVGTIGNTKIISHDGDTQNFHANIGLLPEEKKGIAVLVGENATLLGLSDTYKSVTSYIVEGKIPTISHTFRIFYLVFDVIVIVSTLLAIYSFWRLRSWRKQLERKFKNNQLVKRMVLSIAIDVFLATVLLCIIFVSGFPFVILMYGLPDITVWVLGLAFVFIARATVKAFITLRR; from the coding sequence ATGAAAACTCTCCTATTGAAGATCGTATCTATCCTTACTGTAGCCGCATTTTTATTTACCCCAGTAGCAAAAGCACAGGATACCAGCATACTTACAGATTATGTACACAATCAGTTTAGTACTTCTGGTGTCCGTACTGGTGCAGTGGTCATAACGAGAGATGACAATATCACTGAGCTCATCACTGTAGGAGATGGCGTATCGGGGTCGACGGCATTCGGCTTAGGCTCGATCAGCAAATCCTTTACTGCTCTCGCAATTATGCAGTTATATGATAAAGGCCTGATCTCTCTTGAGGCCCCGGTTCAGACGTATGTACCCGAATTCAGACTGGCGGATACTACGGCGACAAGTAAGATTACTGTCAGGCAACTTCTCAATCAGACAAGTGGGCTTCCTACTCAAGCTGGGTATTTAGGTCTCTACAATCGCTCTATTTCATTAGCAGGAAGTCTCAAAACGCTCAATGAGGTCGAACTCGTTTCAGAACCGGGCAAGGAGTTCAATTACTCGAATAGCAACTATACTATTCTAGGCTTAATCATAGAACGGGTAGCGGGAGTTTCGTATGGAGACTATATGCAGGAGCATATTTTTGCCCCTCTGGCTATGAGCCATACTTTTACAGATACCCGAATTGCAAAGAATAACGGCATGGCTAAAGGTTATACTAATTGGTTTGGCTTAAAGATTCCATTTGAAGATACACTAGCTCCAGCAGTGATCCCCGAAGGGGGTATTATAAGCAGTGCAGAAGACATGTCTCATTATATGATCGCGCTGCTCAATGATGGTGTCTTTCGAGGGACTCGAATTCTTTCTTCAAGTAGCATAGCGCATTTACTCGCACCCACAGTTAATACGCCGAATATCAGCATGCTAAATGTTAACGCATATGCGATGGGGTGGGGCGTAGGTACTATCGGCAACACTAAAATCATTTCTCACGATGGAGACACGCAAAATTTTCATGCAAATATCGGATTACTTCCCGAAGAGAAGAAGGGCATAGCGGTGCTTGTGGGTGAGAATGCTACGCTTCTAGGGTTAAGTGATACGTATAAAAGCGTTACTAGCTATATAGTAGAGGGCAAAATACCAACTATCAGTCATACTTTTAGGATATTTTATCTCGTGTTCGATGTGATTGTTATAGTAAGTACCCTCCTCGCTATATATAGCTTCTGGCGCTTGCGTTCTTGGCGTAAACAACTCGAGAGAAAATTTAAGAACAATCAGTTAGTCAAAAGAATGGTACTAAGTATTGCTATCGATGTATTCCTGGCAACCGTTCTGCTTTGTATCATTTTCGTATCAGGCTTTCCATTTGTTATCTTGATGTACGGATTACCAGATATCACAGTATGGGTACTGGGCTTAGCTTTTGTATTCATAGCTCGTGCTACGGTGAAAGCCTTCATCACCCTGCGCAGATGA
- a CDS encoding phosphoglycerate mutase family protein, with protein sequence MKEVIIVRHGNWNLVDDQLTEQVKTRCIELKPRLGSFAIAISSPFGRTQETARLLSGLEPSVDERAGILKSPPEFSQRVAKLRKTDPFGVAGAIISIPELREPLRGQGQHLVDLTRETLSQLSDDQRALIVSHDGTIAAAEKVLTEASFDEIDHTYGELEGFRIDETMQITRL encoded by the coding sequence ATGAAAGAAGTTATTATTGTTCGACATGGAAACTGGAATCTTGTGGATGATCAGTTAACCGAGCAGGTCAAAACTCGCTGTATTGAACTTAAGCCAAGACTAGGTTCTTTCGCTATTGCGATAAGTTCGCCATTTGGTCGTACCCAAGAAACCGCACGCTTGCTCAGCGGACTTGAGCCAAGTGTCGATGAGCGTGCCGGCATACTAAAATCTCCACCTGAGTTTAGCCAGCGTGTCGCCAAACTACGTAAAACAGATCCGTTCGGGGTGGCAGGTGCAATTATTTCCATCCCTGAATTACGTGAACCACTTCGTGGACAAGGCCAACATCTCGTAGATTTAACAAGAGAGACACTCAGCCAGCTTTCTGATGACCAACGCGCACTTATCGTCTCCCATGACGGAACTATAGCTGCAGCCGAAAAAGTACTTACCGAAGCTTCCTTTGACGAGATTGACCATACATACGGCGAATTAGAGGGCTTTCGTATTGACGAAACTATGCAAATAACACGGCTATGA
- a CDS encoding cellulase family glycosylhydrolase gives MSSKLPIQKLRGVNLGGWLLLERWMTPSLFAGTDAVDEFTFMATPYAEQKLEKHRQTFITESDFKWLHEHSVNALRIPVGYWVLEGDAPYLRAVRYLDWAMEMAERYKLHTIIDVHGLPGSQNGRDHSGRKGKAGWLRQHSLRRSSLDILEQIARRYRDNPYFWGLQITNEPKLGLFQFKLRDYYRKAYDRLSQVLRPHTRVVFSDAFTPRLMSGGLKRRSHPVVMDVHLYHMSTLFSGFMSADWYLGKIERWRELLAKLARDQSVIVGEWSGVMRGETMKNKAPDQREAITQRHLQTQLAAYENAAGWFYWSYKTEKPGLWNFRSLIESGKLEIPRSS, from the coding sequence ATGAGTAGTAAGCTTCCAATTCAGAAACTCCGCGGCGTCAATCTCGGTGGTTGGCTGCTGCTGGAGCGGTGGATGACGCCATCCCTGTTTGCCGGGACAGACGCCGTGGATGAGTTTACATTCATGGCAACGCCGTATGCCGAGCAGAAACTCGAAAAGCATCGTCAGACATTTATAACCGAGAGTGACTTTAAGTGGTTGCACGAACACAGTGTGAATGCCCTACGTATCCCCGTGGGATATTGGGTGCTAGAAGGTGACGCGCCGTACTTACGAGCGGTCCGCTATCTTGACTGGGCGATGGAGATGGCTGAGCGCTACAAACTGCACACTATTATAGACGTACATGGCCTGCCGGGTTCACAAAATGGGCGCGACCACAGTGGCCGAAAGGGGAAAGCTGGGTGGTTACGGCAGCATTCGCTTCGCCGCAGCTCACTTGATATATTGGAGCAAATCGCCCGCCGCTATCGCGACAATCCATACTTCTGGGGGTTGCAGATTACCAACGAGCCAAAACTTGGGCTGTTTCAGTTCAAACTGCGTGACTATTACCGAAAAGCCTACGACCGCCTAAGCCAGGTGCTGCGACCACACACGCGAGTTGTCTTTAGTGATGCGTTTACCCCGCGCCTGATGTCGGGTGGGCTAAAGCGGCGCAGCCATCCGGTAGTCATGGACGTACATCTGTACCATATGAGCACGTTGTTCTCGGGGTTCATGTCGGCTGATTGGTACCTAGGAAAAATTGAGCGGTGGCGCGAGCTGCTCGCCAAGCTTGCTCGAGACCAGTCCGTTATTGTGGGGGAGTGGAGCGGCGTGATGCGTGGCGAGACAATGAAAAACAAAGCGCCAGATCAGCGGGAAGCCATCACTCAGCGGCACCTGCAAACGCAACTCGCAGCATACGAGAACGCCGCGGGTTGGTTCTACTGGAGCTACAAAACTGAAAAGCCAGGGCTGTGGAATTTTCGCTCACTCATTGAATCGGGCAAGCTAGAAATCCCTCGCTCCTCTTAA
- a CDS encoding DUF5655 domain-containing protein, which translates to MSTNKMIGNFAGKPKTQAFLSSIAAYVQELGPSKQEVKAQVSYSVNRKFLWLWAYEKTADGMLYLTVCLDKKIDDPHFHYVKQVSKNRWNHHVEVTSWQIVNSDWLHRLIDAGYEFAQK; encoded by the coding sequence ATGAGTACAAATAAGATGATTGGCAACTTTGCTGGTAAGCCCAAGACCCAAGCTTTCTTATCGAGCATAGCGGCGTATGTCCAGGAGCTTGGCCCTAGTAAGCAGGAAGTGAAAGCCCAGGTTAGCTACTCGGTTAACCGTAAGTTCTTGTGGCTATGGGCTTATGAGAAAACCGCCGATGGGATGCTCTATCTAACTGTTTGTCTTGATAAGAAAATAGACGATCCGCACTTTCATTACGTCAAACAGGTCAGCAAAAACAGGTGGAACCACCACGTTGAGGTTACCTCTTGGCAAATAGTAAACAGCGACTGGCTGCATCGGCTTATTGACGCAGGTTACGAGTTTGCGCAAAAGTAA
- a CDS encoding class I SAM-dependent methyltransferase encodes MAVSHEKLVELFTERFTRATVYPVDIKEQMSKLSGKERIAALEAIRRVVIIKQDLPSNLVFSAWWESRDNYFVLCLELFDYLKPEDRDRMMLEIVDKLKSSGVLASSKRVRETVERIQRSGPQITQELCKKHKLVSFLR; translated from the coding sequence ATGGCCGTCTCGCACGAAAAGCTTGTTGAGCTTTTTACTGAAAGGTTTACTCGTGCTACCGTCTATCCTGTAGACATCAAGGAGCAAATGAGTAAACTATCTGGCAAGGAGCGAATCGCCGCTCTCGAAGCAATTCGTCGAGTGGTGATTATCAAGCAAGACCTGCCTTCAAATCTTGTATTCAGTGCGTGGTGGGAAAGCAGGGATAATTACTTCGTGCTTTGTCTTGAGCTATTCGACTACCTCAAGCCTGAAGATAGAGATAGAATGATGCTAGAGATTGTAGATAAACTGAAGTCCAGCGGAGTACTCGCAAGTTCTAAGAGGGTACGAGAGACTGTCGAGCGCATACAGCGCAGTGGCCCGCAAATTACACAGGAGCTCTGCAAAAAGCATAAGCTAGTGAGCTTCCTTAGGTAG